A region of Streptomyces paludis DNA encodes the following proteins:
- the solA gene encoding N-methyl-L-tryptophan oxidase has translation MSTHTAAVPLPPPASRTAALDVAALRAATPGTLHARHMNAAGAALPSRATLAAVTEHLRMESLLGGYEAAEALSARTERVYRSAARLLGAAPEDIALVESASTAWQRALGALRLRAGDRVLASSSTYVSSALHLLELRESHGIVLEVLPADADGRLDLGALETALREPAALVTLAHVPTSSGLVEPVAEAGALAARAGVPLLLDATQSLGQLPVDVQELRCGVVVATGRKFLRGPRGTGLLYVAPGLRARARPDAPDVRGAQWSAAYRYEVVPGARRYETWEASHALRLGLGTALEEALDLGVERIRDHVAALAGRLRAALPAVPGVRLTDPAAAASGIVTFLRDGEDPRETVRDLRTTGFRLSTVPASHGQWDLGRRGLERVARASLHVYNTEDDVDALVAALTARERRRGPVAAVGAAAAAGARETAPVLPESVPVPALSSAPVPAGGGRDRADVIVIGAGIHGSAAAWHLAARGARVIHLDRFPAGHTRGSSHGRTRMIRRAYPAEVWDGLVDTAYGAWEELEQAAGQRLLTITGGLYARAVGAPGTLRGPGCAEVDHVRAGELFPGLSLCEGFTAVHDPAAGVIDAEGALTALAALGRAHGVDRRDGCAVRGWRREGDGVRVETERGVLRADRLVVCAGPWTGELLPAFAAPLRVVRIVNAHLGSSRAHLLEPPLLGAFSVEVPDIGLLYGIPALGGAGVKIGLDDGPPEDPSVPAGPVTGAERDRLLGLAARFLPAADGPVEETVTCRYTMAPGNRFAVGPLPGEDRVSVAAACSGHGFKFGPALGAALADLAEGKARPDLDFLSPAAMGITDAPGPGAGA, from the coding sequence ATGAGTACCCACACCGCCGCGGTTCCCCTCCCGCCGCCCGCGTCCCGGACCGCGGCCCTCGACGTGGCCGCCCTGCGCGCCGCCACCCCCGGCACGCTCCACGCCCGCCACATGAACGCCGCCGGCGCGGCACTGCCCAGCCGGGCGACGCTGGCCGCCGTCACCGAACACCTGCGCATGGAGTCGCTGCTCGGCGGCTACGAGGCGGCCGAGGCGCTGAGCGCGCGCACCGAGCGGGTCTACCGCTCGGCGGCCCGGCTGCTCGGCGCCGCTCCGGAGGACATCGCCCTGGTGGAGAGCGCCTCCACCGCGTGGCAGCGGGCGCTGGGCGCGCTGCGGCTCAGGGCGGGGGACCGGGTCCTGGCCTCGTCCTCCACCTATGTCAGCTCGGCCCTGCACCTGCTGGAGCTGCGGGAGTCGCACGGCATCGTGCTGGAGGTGCTGCCCGCCGACGCGGACGGCCGGCTCGACCTCGGCGCGCTGGAGACGGCCCTGCGCGAACCGGCGGCCCTCGTCACCCTCGCCCATGTCCCCACCTCCTCCGGACTGGTGGAGCCGGTCGCCGAGGCCGGCGCGCTGGCCGCCCGCGCGGGGGTGCCGCTGCTGCTGGACGCGACACAGTCGCTCGGCCAACTCCCCGTAGACGTGCAGGAGTTGCGCTGCGGTGTCGTCGTCGCCACCGGCCGGAAGTTCCTGCGCGGGCCGCGCGGTACGGGACTGCTGTACGTCGCCCCCGGGCTGCGCGCGAGGGCCCGGCCGGACGCGCCGGACGTACGGGGCGCCCAGTGGTCGGCGGCCTACCGCTACGAGGTGGTGCCGGGCGCGCGGCGCTACGAGACATGGGAGGCGTCCCACGCGCTGCGGCTGGGGCTCGGCACGGCCCTGGAGGAGGCGCTCGACCTCGGTGTCGAGCGGATCCGGGACCATGTGGCCGCGCTGGCCGGCCGGCTGCGGGCCGCGCTGCCGGCCGTGCCGGGCGTACGGCTCACCGATCCGGCGGCGGCGGCCTCGGGCATCGTGACCTTCCTGCGCGACGGGGAGGATCCGCGCGAGACGGTACGGGACCTGCGCACCACCGGATTCCGGCTGTCGACGGTGCCCGCCTCGCACGGTCAGTGGGACCTGGGCAGGCGCGGTCTGGAGCGGGTCGCCCGGGCCTCCCTGCACGTGTACAACACCGAGGACGATGTGGACGCGCTCGTCGCGGCGCTGACGGCCCGTGAGCGCCGGCGCGGGCCGGTGGCCGCTGTGGGTGCCGCTGCCGCCGCCGGCGCTCGCGAGACCGCGCCCGTACTCCCGGAATCCGTACCCGTACCCGCGCTTTCGTCCGCGCCCGTGCCCGCGGGCGGCGGACGGGACCGGGCCGATGTCATCGTGATCGGGGCCGGTATCCACGGCTCCGCCGCCGCCTGGCACCTCGCGGCCCGCGGCGCGCGCGTCATCCACCTCGACCGGTTCCCCGCCGGCCACACCCGGGGCTCCTCGCACGGCCGGACGCGGATGATCCGGCGCGCCTACCCCGCCGAGGTCTGGGACGGCCTGGTCGACACCGCGTACGGGGCCTGGGAGGAACTCGAACAGGCCGCCGGACAGCGGCTGTTGACGATCACGGGTGGCCTGTACGCCCGGGCCGTCGGTGCCCCCGGCACCCTGCGCGGCCCCGGCTGCGCGGAGGTGGACCACGTCCGCGCCGGAGAGCTTTTCCCCGGGCTGAGCCTGTGCGAGGGCTTCACCGCGGTGCACGACCCGGCCGCCGGTGTCATCGACGCCGAGGGAGCGCTCACCGCGCTGGCCGCGCTGGGCCGCGCGCACGGTGTGGACCGGCGGGACGGCTGCGCGGTACGCGGCTGGCGCCGGGAGGGCGACGGGGTGCGGGTCGAGACGGAGCGCGGTGTGCTGCGCGCGGACCGGCTGGTCGTCTGCGCGGGCCCGTGGACCGGGGAGCTGCTGCCCGCCTTCGCCGCGCCGCTGCGGGTGGTCCGGATCGTCAATGCGCACCTCGGCTCCTCGCGGGCGCATCTGCTGGAACCGCCGCTGCTGGGCGCCTTTTCCGTCGAAGTCCCGGACATCGGCCTGCTGTACGGCATCCCGGCCCTGGGCGGCGCGGGCGTCAAGATCGGGCTGGACGACGGGCCCCCGGAGGACCCCTCGGTGCCCGCCGGCCCGGTCACCGGGGCCGAGCGCGACCGGCTGCTCGGCCTGGCCGCCCGCTTCCTGCCGGCGGCGGACGGACCGGTGGAGGAGACGGTCACCTGCCGCTACACGATGGCGCCGGGCAACCGGTTCGCCGTGGGACCGCTGCCGGGGGAGGACCGGGTGTCCGTGGCGGCGGCCTGCTCCGGGCACGGCTTCAAGTTCGGGCCCGCGCTGGGGGCCGCGCTCGCTGACCTGGCCGAGGGCAAGGCACGGCCGGACCTGGACTTCCTGTCCCCGGCCGCGATGGGCATCACCGACGCGCCCGGCCCGGGAGCCGGCGCGTGA
- a CDS encoding GntR family transcriptional regulator — protein sequence MDTAPPAAADSTADSPAGKGKALVDDTAAAIRARILSGEIPIGAQLRQAELAGALGVSRTPVREALRQLQAGGLIEVLPNRGAVVRVPSPWEVREAYEIRAELEGLACVRAVRAITPAILRELREANETVRAVSGGGTPGEGASPSTAANDCFHTLIHTVAGNQRLARAIKDVNEAFPRNVSALVLHDNPRHREDNIREHERIVEALAAEDAERARAEMKAHVTSAGEQLARWYEQRSATVFRG from the coding sequence ATGGACACCGCCCCGCCCGCCGCCGCGGACTCCACCGCGGACTCCCCCGCGGGAAAGGGCAAGGCGCTCGTCGACGACACCGCCGCCGCGATCCGCGCGCGGATCCTCTCCGGCGAGATCCCCATCGGGGCCCAGCTGCGCCAGGCCGAACTCGCGGGCGCGCTCGGGGTGAGCCGTACTCCCGTACGGGAGGCGCTGCGGCAGCTCCAGGCGGGCGGTCTCATCGAGGTGCTGCCCAACCGCGGCGCCGTGGTCCGGGTCCCCTCCCCCTGGGAGGTCCGCGAGGCGTACGAGATCCGCGCCGAACTCGAAGGGCTCGCCTGTGTACGGGCGGTCCGCGCGATCACCCCCGCCATCCTGCGGGAGCTGCGCGAGGCCAACGAGACGGTGCGCGCGGTCAGCGGCGGCGGCACGCCGGGCGAGGGCGCCTCGCCCTCCACCGCGGCGAACGACTGCTTCCACACCCTCATCCACACCGTCGCCGGCAACCAGCGTCTCGCCCGCGCCATCAAGGACGTCAACGAGGCGTTTCCGCGCAATGTCTCCGCCCTCGTCCTGCACGACAACCCCCGCCACCGCGAGGACAACATCCGTGAGCACGAGCGCATCGTCGAGGCGCTCGCCGCGGAGGACGCCGAGCGGGCGCGCGCCGAGATGAAGGCCCATGTGACCAGCGCGGGCGAGCAGTTGGCCCGCTGGTACGAGCAGCGGTCGGCCACCGTCTTCCGGGGCTGA
- a CDS encoding ABC transporter substrate-binding protein translates to MPDQSQGSPALRPAGARLSRRSMLRGAGVLGVGVGFGLTPLLTACGVADDGSAKSGGGSGKGGTLTLAIDSTSAVNDPAFYTTLGDWMAVDCVCRGLTFISFESNEPAPDLAESWEVSDDQLTYTFTLRKGVKFHDGTTLSSADVLASLGRQFDPEDKTLPKGASRPLASLGGNVAALTAEDDLTVKLVLKAPDRTVLAQLSDIGGRVISKAALDKYGADIGKHLVGTGPFQFSSATSGQSITLTAFDGFRLGRPPIDRLVLRQVQDPSAIVSSLLSGDVSATQFTPYSAVAQLKADPSVTVHETPEGFDAILMIDARRIPELKVRKAINLAIDRRTIVQQAFFGVGSEPKGYAIPPAQNGYDPGLADLSTKNLAQARKLLKEAGAEGRELGLMAASDSWHPKAAQIVKQNLEDAGFKVRTTSVDPASYFSRLSDGKDDYHDLMIWERNSYVPDPNNMVGSMANPAGLYGSTITGLDTLDGAATLAAELVAAKNLPDGKKRTAAYSRIQRRWAEEYMVIAMLACSTNLVVSGSKVKGINAAALGNHRCFMEKASV, encoded by the coding sequence ATGCCGGATCAGTCGCAGGGATCGCCCGCACTCCGCCCGGCCGGAGCACGGCTGTCCCGCCGCTCCATGCTGCGCGGCGCCGGTGTCCTCGGCGTCGGAGTGGGCTTCGGACTGACCCCTCTGCTCACCGCCTGCGGTGTGGCCGACGACGGGTCCGCGAAGTCCGGCGGTGGATCCGGCAAGGGCGGCACCCTGACCCTCGCGATCGACTCCACCAGCGCGGTCAACGACCCCGCCTTCTACACGACCCTGGGGGACTGGATGGCGGTGGACTGCGTCTGCCGCGGTCTCACCTTCATTTCCTTCGAGTCCAACGAGCCCGCGCCGGACCTGGCCGAGAGCTGGGAGGTCTCCGACGACCAGCTCACCTACACCTTCACCCTCCGCAAGGGCGTGAAGTTCCACGACGGTACGACACTGTCCTCCGCCGATGTCCTGGCCTCCCTCGGCCGGCAGTTCGACCCGGAGGACAAGACCCTCCCCAAGGGCGCCTCCAGACCGCTGGCCTCCCTCGGCGGGAACGTCGCCGCCCTGACCGCCGAGGACGACCTCACCGTCAAGCTGGTGCTCAAGGCACCCGACCGCACCGTCCTCGCCCAGCTCTCCGACATCGGCGGGCGCGTCATCTCCAAGGCCGCCCTCGACAAGTACGGCGCCGACATCGGCAAGCACCTCGTCGGCACCGGGCCCTTTCAGTTCTCCTCGGCCACCTCCGGCCAGTCCATCACCCTCACGGCGTTCGACGGATTCCGGCTCGGCCGGCCGCCGATCGACCGGCTGGTCCTGCGTCAGGTCCAGGACCCCTCGGCCATCGTCAGCTCCCTGCTCAGCGGCGATGTGTCCGCCACCCAGTTCACCCCCTACTCCGCCGTCGCACAGCTCAAGGCCGACCCGTCGGTGACCGTCCACGAAACCCCGGAGGGCTTCGACGCCATCCTGATGATCGACGCCCGGCGCATACCCGAGCTGAAGGTGCGCAAGGCCATCAATCTGGCCATCGACCGCAGGACGATCGTCCAGCAGGCGTTCTTCGGCGTCGGCAGCGAACCCAAGGGCTACGCGATCCCGCCCGCCCAGAACGGCTACGACCCCGGCCTCGCCGACCTGAGCACGAAGAACCTCGCGCAGGCCAGGAAGCTGCTGAAGGAGGCGGGCGCGGAGGGCCGCGAGCTGGGCCTCATGGCGGCCAGCGACTCCTGGCACCCCAAGGCCGCGCAGATCGTCAAGCAGAACCTGGAGGACGCCGGCTTCAAGGTACGGACCACCTCCGTCGACCCCGCCTCGTACTTCAGCCGGCTCAGCGACGGCAAGGACGACTACCACGACCTGATGATCTGGGAGCGCAACTCCTACGTCCCCGACCCCAACAACATGGTCGGCTCCATGGCCAACCCCGCCGGTCTCTACGGCTCCACCATCACCGGCCTGGACACCCTGGACGGCGCCGCCACCCTGGCCGCGGAGCTGGTGGCGGCCAAGAACCTGCCGGACGGCAAGAAGCGCACCGCCGCCTACTCCAGGATCCAGCGGCGCTGGGCGGAGGAGTACATGGTGATCGCCATGCTGGCCTGCTCCACCAACCTCGTGGTCAGCGGCTCCAAGGTGAAGGGGATCAACGCGGCGGCGCTGGGCAACCACCGGTGTTTCATGGAGAAAGCCAGTGTCTGA
- a CDS encoding ABC transporter permease: protein MSDPAGAATGITGPPAAAPPSSPSPSTPPSRAAGLRGWPAALRRRGIGTSWPALVSWVFLIAIALTVLVGPWLITADPVRQTSSALLPFGSPGHPLGTDDLGRDELSRLVHGGRPLLFVAFAATALAAVLGTGTGLLAGYAGGAVEQVLMRAVDLALAFPSILLVILLVAAAGPGTTSLVVGVGVSLAPGLARLARALTARETARDYVVAARLGGTRTPRVLVQEILPNIAGPMVAQVVMTLSVAAGFAAGLSYLGLGIQPPTADWGYMVQAGQEFLYSAPRLVVLPATLTLLSVVACNFVGDDLRDAFDPKGTA, encoded by the coding sequence GTGTCTGACCCCGCGGGTGCCGCGACGGGCATCACCGGGCCCCCGGCCGCGGCGCCGCCCTCGTCTCCGTCCCCGTCCACGCCCCCGTCCCGGGCCGCCGGTCTCCGGGGATGGCCGGCGGCGCTCCGGCGGCGCGGGATCGGCACCTCCTGGCCGGCCCTGGTGTCCTGGGTGTTCCTGATCGCGATCGCCCTGACCGTCCTCGTCGGGCCCTGGCTGATCACGGCCGACCCGGTCCGCCAGACCTCCTCGGCGCTGCTGCCCTTCGGCTCGCCCGGTCATCCGCTCGGCACCGACGACCTGGGCCGCGACGAGCTGTCCCGGCTGGTGCACGGCGGACGGCCGCTGCTGTTCGTGGCGTTCGCCGCGACCGCGCTGGCGGCCGTGCTCGGCACCGGCACCGGGCTGCTCGCCGGGTACGCGGGCGGGGCCGTGGAGCAGGTGCTGATGCGCGCCGTCGACCTGGCCCTCGCCTTCCCGTCCATCCTCCTGGTCATCCTGCTGGTCGCCGCCGCCGGACCGGGCACCACGAGCCTCGTCGTCGGCGTCGGGGTGTCCCTCGCCCCGGGCCTGGCCCGGCTGGCCCGGGCGCTCACGGCCCGTGAGACGGCCCGGGACTACGTCGTCGCCGCACGGCTGGGCGGCACCCGTACCCCGCGCGTCCTGGTGCAGGAGATCCTGCCCAACATCGCCGGACCGATGGTCGCCCAGGTCGTCATGACCCTGTCGGTCGCGGCCGGCTTCGCCGCCGGCCTGTCGTATCTGGGCCTCGGTATCCAGCCGCCCACCGCCGACTGGGGCTATATGGTCCAGGCCGGCCAGGAGTTCCTCTACTCCGCGCCCCGGCTGGTGGTGCTGCCCGCGACCCTGACCCTGCTGTCCGTCGTGGCCTGCAACTTCGTGGGCGACGACCTGCGGGACGCGTTCGACCCGAAGGGCACCGCATGA
- a CDS encoding aldehyde dehydrogenase family protein — MTTFNAQPSPREPFLVDGRWTDPGDRTTFPVLDPSSGAVLSRVAQATPEDVDAAVAAAARAHADGRWRGLPPAGRSRVLHRIAELIEEHAEELAVLETRDNGKPIERSRADTAMSARTFRHFAGAPTRLTGTVVPLDAGHHVYTVPEPAGVAALILPWNFPIMTGCFKLAPALAAGCTVVVKPAEQTPLTMLRVAALCTEAGLPPGVLNVLTGDGEVGAALTAHPDVAKVSFTGSTEVGRLVMSAAAPTVKRLTLELGGKSPHIVFADADLDAAVTTAIRAAFGHSGQMCTAGSRLLVQRSVLAEMEERLTEAVRKVPVGNGLDGGITVGPLVSEEQRAQVLSYIEAGVADGATLVTGGQVPDRPGYFVEPALFTNVTNTMRIAREEIFGPVLGVIPFEDEEEAVALGNDTSYGLAAGVWTRDLSRAHRTAARLRAGTVWINTYNIFDPALPFGGFGDSGLGRELGDDALFSYCERKAVVVAL; from the coding sequence ATGACCACGTTCAACGCCCAGCCCTCGCCACGGGAACCCTTCCTCGTCGACGGCCGCTGGACCGACCCCGGCGACCGCACCACCTTCCCCGTCCTCGACCCCTCCTCGGGAGCGGTCCTGAGCCGGGTCGCGCAGGCGACGCCCGAGGACGTGGACGCCGCCGTCGCCGCCGCCGCCCGCGCGCACGCGGACGGCCGCTGGCGCGGCCTGCCGCCCGCCGGGCGGAGCCGGGTGCTGCACCGGATCGCGGAGCTGATCGAGGAGCACGCCGAGGAGCTGGCGGTGCTGGAGACGCGCGACAACGGCAAGCCGATCGAACGCTCGCGCGCCGACACGGCGATGAGCGCCCGGACGTTCCGTCACTTCGCGGGCGCCCCCACCCGGCTGACCGGCACGGTCGTCCCCCTCGACGCCGGCCACCACGTCTACACGGTGCCCGAGCCCGCCGGCGTGGCCGCGCTGATCCTGCCCTGGAACTTCCCGATCATGACGGGCTGCTTCAAGCTCGCCCCCGCGCTCGCCGCGGGCTGCACCGTCGTCGTCAAACCCGCCGAGCAGACCCCGCTGACCATGCTGCGCGTCGCCGCCCTGTGTACGGAGGCCGGGCTGCCCCCGGGGGTGCTCAACGTACTCACCGGCGACGGCGAGGTGGGCGCCGCGCTCACCGCGCACCCGGATGTCGCCAAGGTGTCCTTCACCGGCTCCACCGAGGTCGGCCGGCTGGTGATGAGCGCCGCCGCCCCCACCGTCAAGCGCCTCACCCTGGAACTCGGCGGCAAGAGCCCGCACATCGTCTTCGCGGACGCCGACCTGGACGCCGCCGTCACCACCGCGATCCGCGCCGCCTTCGGCCACTCCGGGCAGATGTGCACGGCCGGCAGCCGGCTGCTCGTCCAGCGCTCCGTGCTCGCCGAGATGGAGGAGCGCCTCACCGAAGCGGTGCGCAAGGTCCCCGTCGGCAACGGCCTGGACGGCGGGATCACCGTCGGCCCGCTGGTCTCGGAGGAGCAGCGCGCACAGGTGCTCTCGTACATCGAGGCCGGTGTCGCGGACGGCGCGACACTCGTGACCGGCGGCCAAGTCCCCGACCGGCCGGGCTACTTCGTCGAACCCGCGCTCTTCACGAACGTCACCAACACCATGCGGATCGCCCGGGAGGAGATCTTCGGCCCGGTCCTCGGGGTGATCCCCTTCGAGGACGAGGAGGAGGCCGTCGCCCTCGGCAATGACACCTCCTACGGGCTCGCCGCCGGAGTGTGGACCAGGGACCTGTCGCGCGCCCACCGCACCGCCGCCCGGCTGCGCGCCGGCACGGTGTGGATCAACACGTACAACATCTTCGACCCGGCGCTGCCCTTCGGCGGGTTCGGGGACTCGGGACTGGGCCGGGAGCTGGGCGACGACGCCCTCTTCTCCTACTGCGAGCGCAAGGCGGTGGTCGTCGCACTATGA
- a CDS encoding glutamine synthetase family protein, whose protein sequence is MRSADERPRAESGDGPSARPLVPAGAGGFVERHGLWDERQYVAAGQVRRVIDELGLDRVRFSFADQHGVLRGKTLTREAVPGALRSGVTAPSSLLLKDTSGRTVLPVFSGDDPLVPGGFAGAGDIVLVPDMTTFRVLPWAERTGWILCDVHHPDGTPAAYCPRGLLRGRLAALAEAGYDLDVGVELEFHVYRPAAPGTAPVSVGRPGAPGPAPEVTPLSSGAQLLHEEGLDRLDELVGLLHTGLTGLDLPLRSLELEFGPGQLELTLDAREAVRAADDALLVRAAVRQICRRNGYHATFMSRPAGAETASTGWHLHQSLRSRATGGAAFDPVDEEPLSPVGRHYLAGLLAHAPAATVFTTPTVNGYKRYLPMSLAPDRVVWGIDNKGAMVRVVPAQGGGGARLENRSGEPAANPYLYIASQVVSGMDGMARRLDPGPPVTDPYAAEARRLPGSLGQALDALDADPVFAEALGRDVVSWITTIKRAEFARYLAYVSDWEQREYFDLV, encoded by the coding sequence GTGCGCAGCGCTGACGAGCGGCCGCGGGCCGAGAGCGGTGACGGGCCGAGCGCCCGCCCGCTGGTCCCCGCCGGGGCCGGCGGCTTCGTCGAGCGGCACGGTCTGTGGGACGAGCGGCAGTACGTCGCGGCCGGCCAGGTCCGCCGGGTGATCGACGAACTCGGCCTGGACCGGGTGCGGTTCTCCTTCGCCGACCAGCACGGGGTGCTGCGCGGCAAGACCCTGACCCGGGAGGCGGTGCCCGGCGCGCTGCGCTCCGGGGTCACCGCGCCCTCCTCGCTGCTGCTGAAGGACACCTCCGGCCGGACCGTCCTGCCCGTTTTCTCGGGCGACGACCCGCTGGTCCCCGGGGGTTTCGCCGGGGCCGGGGACATCGTGCTCGTGCCCGACATGACGACGTTCCGCGTGCTGCCCTGGGCCGAGCGCACCGGCTGGATCCTCTGCGACGTCCACCACCCGGACGGCACACCCGCGGCGTACTGCCCGCGCGGTCTGCTGCGCGGTAGGCTGGCCGCGCTCGCGGAGGCGGGGTACGACCTCGATGTCGGGGTGGAGCTGGAGTTCCACGTGTACCGCCCGGCGGCCCCCGGGACGGCGCCGGTCAGTGTGGGACGGCCCGGCGCGCCCGGCCCGGCGCCCGAGGTGACACCGCTGAGCAGCGGCGCGCAGCTGCTGCACGAGGAAGGACTCGACCGGCTCGACGAACTGGTCGGTCTGCTGCACACCGGGCTCACCGGGCTCGATCTGCCGCTGCGCTCCCTGGAGCTGGAGTTCGGCCCCGGCCAGCTGGAACTGACCCTGGACGCGCGGGAGGCGGTACGGGCCGCGGACGACGCGCTGCTCGTACGGGCGGCGGTACGGCAGATCTGCCGCCGGAACGGTTACCACGCGACGTTCATGTCCCGCCCGGCCGGCGCGGAGACCGCGTCGACCGGCTGGCACCTGCACCAGTCGCTGCGCTCCCGGGCGACCGGCGGCGCCGCCTTCGACCCGGTGGACGAGGAGCCGCTGTCCCCGGTGGGCCGGCACTACCTCGCCGGGCTGCTGGCCCACGCGCCCGCCGCCACCGTCTTCACCACCCCCACCGTCAACGGCTACAAGCGGTACCTGCCGATGTCCCTGGCCCCCGACCGGGTGGTGTGGGGCATCGACAACAAGGGCGCCATGGTACGGGTCGTCCCCGCCCAGGGCGGGGGCGGCGCCCGGCTGGAGAACCGATCCGGCGAGCCCGCGGCCAATCCGTACCTCTACATCGCCTCGCAGGTGGTCAGCGGGATGGACGGGATGGCCCGGCGGCTCGACCCCGGCCCGCCGGTCACCGACCCGTACGCCGCCGAGGCCCGCCGGCTGCCCGGCTCGCTCGGCCAGGCGCTGGACGCGCTCGACGCGGACCCGGTCTTCGCCGAGGCCCTCGGCCGGGACGTCGTCTCCTGGATCACCACCATCAAACGCGCGGAGTTCGCCCGCTATCTGGCGTACGTCTCGGACTGGGAGCAGCGCGAGTACTTCGACCTCGTCTGA
- a CDS encoding primary-amine oxidase yields MNNSPGSVSTRVLARRERTHPLDPLSPAEIDAAVAVARADGRLGERTRFWGATLDETFAREVMAGRHGAGEVLVGLVAMDHDLPGAWEIDVRLGAEPRCTAWRPVDIRRPGITSTEARAAARACRESPLFREALARRGIHDVSLTVIDAESIGGFVPEKYKDRRITWGSVWHRVREDDNAYVRPVQGVIPLIDMATMEVLEVEDHGVVPVSEEPGPLSAGGFGPDREGLKPLEVVQPEGPSFTVDGHRVRWQGWELRVGFTHREGLVLYDLNFLGRSVLKRAACNEMYVPYLDPSSTQFRKNFFDWGEYGAGPLTNSLALGCDCLGVIHYFDAACLGGDGDAQEIAQAICMHEEDDGILWKHNDLRRGVSEVRRSRRLIISSFQTVANYDYGFYWSLYQDGRIELEIKLTGMLSASGIEEGAEVRHGRVVSRHVQTPTHQHYFGLRLDVAVDGPLNRLVEENAEAEDDPRHDPYGNAVRMVRTPLLSEAGAARRTNPATSRHWRVESADKENRYGEPTAYRLLLPNTTRPFARPDSVMARRAPFVHQHLWATVSDAAERYVGGQYPNQAEPGEDGVQVWQRQDRSLDGAELVLWPVVGTHHFPRPEQWPVMPVDRVRLVLEPDGFFDRNPAMDIPDPSATAADGCCGS; encoded by the coding sequence ATGAACAACTCCCCCGGAAGTGTCAGCACCCGTGTCCTCGCGCGGCGGGAGCGCACCCATCCCCTCGACCCGCTGTCTCCCGCCGAGATCGACGCGGCGGTCGCCGTGGCCCGGGCCGACGGACGGCTCGGCGAGCGCACCAGGTTCTGGGGCGCGACGCTGGACGAGACCTTCGCCCGTGAGGTGATGGCCGGCCGGCACGGCGCGGGCGAGGTGCTGGTCGGACTGGTCGCGATGGACCACGATCTGCCCGGCGCCTGGGAGATCGACGTACGCCTGGGGGCCGAGCCGCGCTGTACCGCGTGGCGGCCGGTGGACATCCGGCGGCCCGGCATCACCTCGACGGAGGCGCGCGCGGCGGCGCGGGCGTGCCGGGAGAGCCCGCTCTTCCGCGAGGCGCTGGCCCGGCGGGGCATCCACGACGTGTCGCTGACGGTGATCGACGCGGAGTCCATCGGCGGTTTCGTCCCGGAGAAGTACAAGGACCGCAGGATCACCTGGGGTTCGGTCTGGCACCGGGTGCGGGAGGACGACAACGCCTATGTGCGCCCGGTGCAGGGTGTCATCCCGCTCATCGACATGGCGACGATGGAGGTGCTGGAGGTCGAGGACCACGGTGTCGTCCCGGTCTCCGAGGAGCCGGGGCCGCTGTCGGCCGGCGGATTCGGGCCGGACCGGGAGGGGCTGAAGCCGCTGGAGGTGGTGCAGCCCGAGGGGCCGAGCTTCACCGTCGACGGGCACCGGGTGCGCTGGCAGGGCTGGGAGCTGCGGGTGGGCTTCACCCACCGCGAGGGCCTGGTGCTGTACGACCTGAACTTCCTGGGGCGCTCGGTGCTCAAGCGGGCCGCCTGCAACGAGATGTACGTGCCCTACCTCGACCCGAGTTCCACGCAGTTCCGCAAGAACTTCTTCGACTGGGGCGAGTACGGCGCCGGTCCGCTGACCAACTCGCTCGCGCTCGGCTGCGACTGCCTGGGCGTCATCCACTACTTCGACGCGGCCTGTCTGGGGGGCGACGGGGACGCCCAGGAGATAGCCCAGGCGATCTGTATGCACGAGGAGGACGACGGCATCCTCTGGAAGCACAACGATCTGCGCCGCGGGGTGAGCGAGGTGCGCCGCTCGCGGCGGCTGATCATCTCCAGCTTCCAGACGGTCGCCAACTACGACTACGGCTTCTACTGGTCGCTCTACCAGGACGGCCGTATCGAGCTGGAGATCAAGCTGACGGGCATGCTGTCGGCCTCCGGCATCGAGGAGGGCGCGGAGGTGCGGCACGGCCGGGTGGTCTCCCGTCACGTCCAGACCCCCACCCACCAGCACTACTTCGGGCTGCGGCTGGATGTCGCCGTGGACGGTCCGCTCAACCGGCTGGTGGAGGAGAACGCGGAGGCGGAGGACGACCCCCGCCACGACCCGTACGGCAACGCCGTCCGTATGGTGCGCACCCCGCTGCTGTCGGAGGCGGGCGCGGCCCGCCGGACGAACCCGGCGACGTCCCGGCACTGGCGGGTGGAGAGCGCGGACAAGGAGAACCGTTACGGCGAGCCGACCGCGTACCGGCTGCTGCTGCCGAACACCACCCGGCCCTTCGCCCGGCCCGACTCGGTGATGGCCCGCCGGGCGCCCTTCGTCCACCAGCATCTGTGGGCGACGGTGTCCGACGCCGCCGAGCGGTACGTCGGCGGGCAGTACCCCAACCAGGCGGAGCCCGGCGAGGACGGTGTGCAGGTCTGGCAGCGTCAGGACCGCTCGCTGGACGGGGCGGAGCTGGTGCTGTGGCCGGTCGTGGGCACACACCACTTCCCCCGGCCCGAGCAGTGGCCCGTCATGCCGGTCGACCGGGTGCGGCTGGTCCTCGAACCCGACGGCTTCTTCGACCGCAACCCGGCCATGGACATCCCCGACCCGTCGGCCACCGCCGCCGACGGATGCTGCGGGAGTTGA